The following DNA comes from Peribacillus sp. FSL E2-0218.
GCGCTTGGCGATCGACATTCCCGAATTTCAAATGCGAAACGCCAGATGCCGCCGTTGTCACGACTTCCGCCAAATGGACGGATGCAGAGGCTACAGCCGGAGCGATTCCGAAAGTCAACAACAAAGAGGTGGATGTAACTCCATATGCCATTCCTAAAGAGCCATCGATTAGCTGAGCCAAAAATCCAATAAACGCGAAAACAATAAGCTTTCTCATGTTAGCCTCCTACAAAGCATTTCCTTTTTAAAGGAGCTGTTTCCATAACTTCCATCACAATTCAATCCATTGGCGCTCGTCCGATGTCCATTACCCCATAACAAAATAAATGACATCCCCGCCATATATGCAACTTCTATAGGATATGCAATCAAAGCGCTGGATGCTATAGACTTGTGTCTGAAAAAGATTCAATGCATGAAGAAGGACCACTCGATTCCCTCAACAAAAAAAGCCCCTTAAGGGCCTTCTTTTCCAGTTTAGTTATCATGCAAGATGGAATGGATCGGGTATGCGAGTCCAAGGGAGACACCACCAGGCTAAAGGCTCCAACAATATGCCCCTTAAAGAGAGGCTATTTCCCTACTGGTTCCTCAGCTCCGTCACTAACAATTGCTTCATTTTTGCATGATGTCGATTGACAACGAACCGATTTTCCCTTTTGATGCTGCCTGCATATTTCTTGGTCCCCATTTGAGTATGGATTCGATATTGTAATAACGGTTTGGGCACAAAGTGAAATTTGTAGTTTTGCATGATGCGCAGCCATAAATCATAATCGTGTGTGTATAGGAGGGCTTCGTCAAAAACCCCGATTTGCTCAAATACCTTTTTCTGAATCATGACGGAGCAGCCATTGATAATATTCCCCTTGATCATCGCTTTAATGAATTCAAGCCGTGTGGGCGGATTGATCCCGATGACCGGGGTGATGATTTCTCCGTTTTCATCGATGCAATAATAACTCGTATAGCTAAATTGGGCATTTTCCCTTTCCATTAAACGTAACTGGATTTCCGTTTTTTCCGGGTAAAAGATGTCATCAGAACTAAGCCAGCATATATAGTCACCTGTTGCATGTTCGATGCCAGTATTCAAGGCACTCGCTGTTCCGCCATTTTCCTTTTTGATAAATAGGATTTTATCTAGAAACGGTTCGATTTTTTCTGAATATAATGTAGAGCCATCATCAACTACGATTATTTCAATATTTTTGTAGGTTTGGTTGATTAAACTCTCCAAAGCTTTTTCAATGTATGGACAATTGTAGAATGGAACAATGATCGATACTTTTGACATGTACGAACCGCCTTTCAAGTAATGATTGTCTACCCATACGTTATGGATAAGGATGAACTCTTCCATGGTTATATTTATTTCACACGTATAAGATGTGTTCCATTCCCTAGTCTGGTCATTACTGAGATTAAAACGGCAATAAAACCACCATTCATGTCATACGTATATTAGATGGTCGTATCCATTCGAATTGGAGGGATAGGTAGCTTGTTCAGATAATATGAAATTGAAAACCCAGAGCCCTGTTGCTCCATTTTTATGAGGAGGGGAAGAATGAATATTTTGTTTGTTTTCTACGTTCCGAGTGGCGGTGTGGAAACATTGAATCGGCAGCGATTTATCGCGCTGAAAGAGCACGGTATCCATGCTCATTTTCTTTATTATGAAAACAGAAGGAATTACTTGAATGACCATAGTGCCCCAACATTCGTAACGAATGACAATGATGAAATCAAGGGGATATTGGAAGATGGGAACTATGCCGCTATCGTCATCGTTTCGGATTTCAATACGTTACCCAGATTCAGGTCCATGGGCTATAAAGGAAAAATGATCATAGAAATACAGGGATATGGTCCGAAACATGTCGCCAGAAAGGCACTTACCAATGCCATTGAAGTTGTCAATGAACATGCAGATGGGTTCCTTAATCCGAAAACGCCACATATCATGCAGTTATTGGATGAACTTTACCCGTCCTTTCCAACTTTCTCTTTTAATAATTGTTTTGATACCACTCAATTCGCACACAAAGAAATGTCCTTGGATGGCTTTAAAAAAATCGCTTGGATCGGAAGAATCGAAGATAACAAGAATTGGAGCGAATTCCTGAAGATAGGATATCAACTAATCAACAATTACAATCCGGATATCCGATTACTTATGTTTGAAGACCCTACATTAAGTGACCCCATTGAAAGAATCAAATTCGATAAAACGGTCAGCCGGTTAAATTTGAAAAGCAGACTTACGTTGCACTCCAATGTTCCGAATTCGCAAATGGCCGATTTTTTCTCTGTAATCGGTGATTCGGGTGGCTTTTTATGTTCCACCTCCAAGGTGGAGGGGGCCCCTTATGCATTGCTTGAAGCAATGAGTTGCAGATGCCCGGTGCTCACGACCGATTCCGATGGTGTAAGAAGTTCCATCATCCATGATCAAACAGGGAAATTTTATTCATTGGGCAACATTGATAGTGCCGTCAAAGAGGCGAAGGAGCTAATGAATAACGAGAGCCTGAGGGAAAATATCCGGGAAAACGCGCTGGAGCACGTAATCAAGAATTTCAGTCCAGATTTATATGCCCGCAATTTCATCGAAATGCTCGAAGCACTAGGAATATCCTCTGAATAATAAGAAAAACAGCCGGGATTATTTCATTCCGGCTGTCGTTCATTTTATTGAAACATTTCCCTGGCTGTTTAATTCAGGAGCCCTGCTTAAGCTTGAATTCTTCCAATTGCTGACGCTCAACTACTGTCAACGTTTGAAGCTTTTCATGAAGCAGTTCCTTTGCAAAATCGTATAAGGACATATCCAGGTGATTATATTGCTTGATCAGGTTTATTAATTCCGATGGTATTTCTTTTTTTGCCAGTCGTTTTTTTGTAATATTTTTTCTAGTATAGTGTATATCTCCCCATGCAAGTTGCTTTTTCAAACAAAAAAGTGTTTCATTGAACATCTCGGTGACTCCAACCAATGAAAATGTTTTAAGATTCTCCTTCGCTTTTTCCAAATCAGGTATTTCCTGACTCCCGCATACCATCAATGTTTGCAGATTCGATGCTTCGGGGCCTTTTACTACAAATTCCTCCAAAGTCATTTCTTTTACCATTTCGTAACCTGGGTAGTCCTTTAAAAAATAATAAGCAGAAATGACCCGATCTACAGGATCGCGCAGCATCGTAAAATAATGGAATGGTTTTGAAAACTCCTCATGTATTCCATAGAAATAATGACCGGAAACCGCTTTGATATTCTTCTTTTCCTGTTCCGTTAACTCGGACAGCTTCATCATCTTCTTTTCGAACGAGTCATGATCATATATTTCTCTAAGTTTGTATTGTTTTTTTAATATTTCATTGATCGTCGTTCCCCCTGTTTTGGGAACATGCATAAAAATATCCAGTACACCTTCGGACATAAATGTACTCCTCCCTCTTCCAAAAAGCTCTTTTTATGAGTGGGCTGTTTTCTCATACTTTGTTACCATTCACGAAGTAATCCGTTGTAGTCGATTTCCCCTCCGGTGCTCCGCTTTACAGAAGGCCGTCAGTGAGCCTCTCCGGCGTGGACCTTGTTATGTCCCGCCTATCCAGCTGCTCAAGCAGGAGTCCGCCACTCCAATCAACCTTAAATCGTTTCATTTGAAAAACAACGATCCTTACGAAAAGAGCCTATAAATTTTTCAAGTTCTTTTTAAGAATTGGACGATAATGGCTTTCAATCGTGAGAATATCCGCTAGCATTTCAGGCTGGAATCTACTTGTACCAGACCCTTCGTGTATCCTAAATTTTGTGAGAACTTCATCCAAATAATACATTTTATATCCATTGACTAAAAGACGAAGCCACATTTCATAATCATGCGTATAGCGGTGATAGGTATTAAAATAGCCGACCACATCGAATACGTCCTTCTTCAACACCACGGTGCAACCATTCACGGCATTACGAAGTAAAAATGCATGGTACACTCCGTTTTCTATATCCGTAAAGCGCTCTCCCGTCCAAGACAAAATGATTTCATCGTCCTTATTGATACTATCAAAATTCGTAAAGCTCACCTCTGCACCATGTTCGAGCATAAAGGAAATTTGATTTGATACCTTTTCTGGCAGAAAGTAATCATCCGAGCTTAACCATGCGACATATTCACCCTCAGCAGCATGGATTCCATGATTCAACGCAGTAGCGGTTCCCCCGTTTTCTTTTTTTTCATAACGGATTTTCGTAAGGAATGGCTCGATTTTCTCAGTAAAATCGGTCGAACCATCATCCACCACGATGATTTCTATGTTCGTATAAGTTTGATCAAGTGCACTTTGAATGGCTTGATCGATATAGGGGCAATTATAAAATGGAATAATGATTGATACTTTCGGCTCCATTGCCTACCCTCCCAAAATAACTTTCACTTACTATAGGTCCTTTTCTTCGTCAGTTTAACTCTCGGTAAAAGGTAAGGATATCCCTTATAGATGTTTCAAGCGGAATACTGGGCTTCCATCCCAAATTCACCAGCTTAATAGGTTCGATTGCTGGCTTATTGTCGATTAAATCATTGCTCTGTGTGCTCATTTTTATTTCTTCCCTCGTTACAGTCCTATACCCTTGAATGATTTGCCCCAAAGAACAAGTATGACCTGAAGCAACGTCATACGTTTCGCCAGACTTCCCATCCTTCAACAGAAAATCATAAGCTCTCACTGCATCTCTAACGTCCAAGAAATCACGTTGAGCGTTGGGATTTTCGACTTCAAGCACCTTTTCTGATCCTTTCTTTTCCATTTCAATGATTTTTTGCGCAAAAATGGAACAAACCCCAGTGGATACACCTGGTCCGATCAAATTGGACGGCTTGGCAATGATGACTTCCATGTTATATAAAGCTGCCCAGGATTGTGCAATAAGTACTTGAAGTGTCTTACTCAAACTATAAGGATGGGGAATCGAATTGAGGGAGGCAGGGTCAAATTGGAGAGCTGAGCCAACTATCACGATTTTGCAGGTTGGACTTTCCCTGCGTAGGGCATCGATCAAGTAGGCTGTGGACATGGAATTTGCCTCTAAGGTCGATAATGGATCCACCCATGATGCACCAACGTGATTTTGGCCTGCCAAATGAAGGACATACTGAGGTTTGATCTTTTTGACAAGCTGATAAACCTCGTTTCCGTTCGTAAGATCACAATATTCCATGTTAATTTGAGCATCGACATTTATCTTTTTCCGTGAAACGGCTGTAATGTCATAGCCTGCTTTTAAAAAATGGGCACATGCATGCTGGCCCGTGAATCCGCTTGCCCCGGTGATTATTAATTTCCTTCGTTGCTTCATTGACTTCTCATCCATTCGTTAATGATCTAAATAACCGCTACGATCGCCCTTATGCTGAATGTCCGTCCAGTCAGGGGCAGGAAAGACCTTATTTCCTCCCCCAAACCAACTTGTGAAGCCATCCATCTCTAGCGGTGCATGAATCGCCATCTTAAATACAGTTTCCCTATTACATTATGTCTGCATCTGCTTGATTGCCATGGGCTGTTCTCACATACACAGCCGAAAGGGGAAATTAACTCATTTGCCCTACATGCCGGACCGTTGTTACCCACTTTCCTCTAGCTCCACATCGGCGACCACACTCGAAGATTGAGAATAGTTCTTGAACGTATGAAGGGTAACCGTTTTTTTGCTCATTGAAACTGAAGGGCAAACTCCCTTGAATTCCTGGACATAGGCTTCCCCGCTGAAAATCCGACTATTTTTTTTGATAGTGAACAACTCGTCTATACGAAACATGCGCCACTTTAATATATTAGAGTATTCCATAATAAAAGAGGTGTTAACACTATGGGGAAATTTTTAGATGCTCAGACTTCACAGAATGCTAGTTATCGGGATTCCATTTCCATACCTGTAAGTGCAACTCCAGCGCTGTTCGGTTCATTGGGGCTTAATACGACCGGAACCGGAGCTAATCTTCGAGTTGAATTCACTTTCACGGCTACTTTAAGCAGCTTGGCCGCGATTCTGACTCCCATCAACATCGAGATTTACAGGGGCTCAGGTGTCGGCAGGGTTCTCGTTTATTCCGCCCAACAAACCTTACCGGTAGCTGGTTTGGGGGTTGCCTCCGAAACGATCATTTCATTGTCCGGTGCGGACTTTAATCCACCTGCACCCAGTAACTTTTTGGTCTATCAAGCATTCATCAGCACACCTGGCGGGATCGTCATCGCACCGACCCGAACTGGACCGGAGAGTTTTTTCGCAGCTGCTTATTCCGACTGATTGATTCTTAGTGGTAAATGGTGATGTTGCGCCATCTTTGAATAGCTTCAGGGCGGGTACTAAATGGTGGGACAAGTACCCGTCCTTATATATTTCTTTTTTTCTATTTGCCCCCTAAACTAGCTACATAATGTGTTGGCTCTTGACAGCCCATTTTTCACGAATGCTCATAACGAGTTACATAACGCTCGATCATTCAATAATATGAACAAAGGGGAGATTGCCATGAAAATATTACTTGCCACTTTTTGGGTCACGCCACATGTTGGCGGTGTCTGGAATTATATGCAGCAATTAAAGGATAAGCTTGTAACATTAGGACATGAGGTCGACTTTCTTAGCTACGGTGAAAATCATGAATATGTCCACATCATTAACGAAAACCGCAGGATAGATATGGATGAATTGCTTTCCGAAGAGGTTTTGCGATACATGAAACAGCATAATTCTCCCACTCATCCTGATCCAATCATCCACTATTACGAAACTCGGTGTGATTTCTTTCAGCTGGGTGCCGATTATTTAGGACTGGATAAATATGATGTCATTCATACGCAAGATATCTTTTCAACTGTCTGCATTAATCGGATCAGAGCGAAAAAAACAGCGCTCGTCGCTACGCTTCACGGTTGTGTTGCCCATGAACTTAGGAGTGCTTACTATAGCTCCAAAGTCCCTAAACAAAGCATTGCAAAAGAAGGCCGTGATCATTTTGATCAATTGGAATATGATGGGGCGACTTCTGCTGACCATACGATAGTGGCGAATGAATGGATGAGGGATGTATTGACTGATGAATTTAACGTTCCGAAAGAACAGCTGAGTGTTTTTCATTATGGCTATGATACCGAGGCCTTCTTGAAACGGGTGGATGAAAAAACCGAAATCGAACGACCTGAAAAGAAGAAAGTACTTATTTATACAGGCCGGCTGAGTGAGTTCAAAGGAGTTCATCATTTATTAAATGCACTATCTCGATTAAAAAAATCCAGAACCGATTGGGTTTGCTGGATTGCCGGGGACGGCCCGATGGAAACGGAGCTGAAAAATAAAACGAAAGCTCTTCGTTTGGAAGATGATGTGGTCTTTTTAGGCAGACGGGATGATATTCCTTATTTATTATCCATTTCGGATATCTTTGTACTGCCTACTTTGATGGAAAATCAACCTTTGTCGGTAATAGAAGCGCAAATCTCCGGAATGGCTGTCATTGCCAGTGATGTTGGAGGAATTCCTGAAATCATTGATCATGGAATCACGGGAGTATTATCACCTGCCGGGGATGAGCAGATGCTATCCACCCATATTGAATATTTATTGGAACATGATTCCTATCGCAACAATCTTGGAGTAAATGCCCTGACGTGGGGATTGGATCATTGGTCGCCAGATAAAGCGGTACAAAATGTGCTGAGTGTATACGAACATGCATTATCCCAAAAGGGAAATAATCACTAGCTACAAAAAGATGCTGACCGGCAATTAAAATCTCAGCATCTTTCTGTAGCTTTTTTCCTAAAGAACGCTAGGTAACAGCTTAAGCCAATCTGAATCAGCTGACATACAATACTAAAAACAGATAAAAGGGGTATGATGCATGAAGGCTATCGTGACTGGCGGAGCGGGGTTCATCGGTTCCCATCTTGTGGAAGAACTTATCTTGAATGGTGCCGAGGTACATGTATTGGATAATATGATATCCGGACACATCGATCATGTACATCCCAATGCCGTCATCCATACTGAAGATATACGCAGCAAGGAAGCTGCTCAAACGATCATGAAGGTAAAGCCTGACGTGGTCTTCCATCTGGCAGCACAGGCAGATGTGGCTCGCTCCATCCTCGATCCCCAGTATGATGCTGATGTTAATATCAACGGAACGATCAATATGCTCAAGGCATGTCAGGAAGCTTCTGTAAGGAAGCTGATTTTCTCTTCCACTTCAGGAGTCTATGGGAATTTACAGAAGGACTTGATCTCAGAAAGTGACCCGACCGGACCGGTTTCTTATTATGGTCTATCCAAGTTAGCGGCGGAAGCTTATATCCGTTTATTTCATGGGCTATATGGTCTCGAGTATACGATTCTCCGTTATGGAAATGTGTATGGTCCTAGACAGACGGCAAAGGGTGAAGGCGGAGTCGTCGCTGTCTTTTTAGAAAGGATAAAAAAAGGGCTGCCTTTACGCATACACGGTGATGGTGAACAAACCCGGGATTTTATCTATGTGAAGGATATAGTCAGAGCAAATACCGCTTCGGTTAATCACGGCAATCAAGAAACCATCCAGGTCAGTACGGCACAGAAAACATCAGTAAACCAACTGTTGAGTATGCTTACGCAAATACATGGCTCTGCCGTGGAAACCCTTCATTCAGTCGGAAGGACTGGAGATATCAAGCACAGCTGCCTCGATAACAGGAAAGCCCGGCAATCGCTGAATTGGTATCCAAAGACAGCTATCTTTCAAGGGTTATCCGAAACCTATTCTTTCTCTAGTAAACGGTAGGTACCTGGAAATTCTCAAGAACTATCGATGATTCTTCGGGTTAAGGGAATCCATGACTTAACCCTTCTTTCTTATAAAAAAACCCTAAGCAGGAACTAACGCAATAATGACAGCGCTTACATTTTAGTTGCCCCCCCGCCAGGAAACTTGATTCATCCACCTTTATCATCACCAAAAAAGTGGATACCATTTAATAGGACGGAGTTTTTTGACTCGCCCTATTAAATGGTAAGTTTCCTGTACAAAGAGATAGTTACATACCGAGTCCAATCTTAATTGAATGGCATGATAATTTATTCAAAACTTTTGTCCGGGTTTATTCTCCATCCATTTTTTCAATTCCGCTAACATCTCTTGGTACGTAGGCATTTTATATTGAAAATCAATTCTTGTATTCTTTATGGATCGATCTAAATGCATGGATGAATCAGGAATGATTTCGACATCGGTTTTTTGAAAAATTTGCTGCAGCAATTTTAATAGAGCGGCCTTAGAGATTTTTTCATCTGACCCAAGATGATATAATCCAGTAATCTTCTGTTGAATCATCCTATCCAGAACCTTGGCCAGTTCGAGCGTTGTCACCCCATTCCAAAACACTTTTTCGAATCCCTTGATCTCACCTTTTTGCTTCATGAACCAAAGAAATAAACCAATTCCGTCTTCCTTTAACTCCGGTCCAATAATGGAGGTACGGATGGTCAAATGTTTTTCACTTATTATTTCACCCAAGTGTTTGGATTGACCATAAATGGTGGAACTATCAGGTGTATCCTTCTCCGTATAATCTCCTGTTGAACCTGAAAAGACACAATCCGTACTAATATGAATCAATTTCCCATTATTGCGTTCAGTCAGCTTAACAAGCTGATG
Coding sequences within:
- a CDS encoding glycosyltransferase family 4 protein, producing MKILLATFWVTPHVGGVWNYMQQLKDKLVTLGHEVDFLSYGENHEYVHIINENRRIDMDELLSEEVLRYMKQHNSPTHPDPIIHYYETRCDFFQLGADYLGLDKYDVIHTQDIFSTVCINRIRAKKTALVATLHGCVAHELRSAYYSSKVPKQSIAKEGRDHFDQLEYDGATSADHTIVANEWMRDVLTDEFNVPKEQLSVFHYGYDTEAFLKRVDEKTEIERPEKKKVLIYTGRLSEFKGVHHLLNALSRLKKSRTDWVCWIAGDGPMETELKNKTKALRLEDDVVFLGRRDDIPYLLSISDIFVLPTLMENQPLSVIEAQISGMAVIASDVGGIPEIIDHGITGVLSPAGDEQMLSTHIEYLLEHDSYRNNLGVNALTWGLDHWSPDKAVQNVLSVYEHALSQKGNNH
- a CDS encoding NAD-dependent epimerase/dehydratase family protein; its protein translation is MKQRRKLIITGASGFTGQHACAHFLKAGYDITAVSRKKINVDAQINMEYCDLTNGNEVYQLVKKIKPQYVLHLAGQNHVGASWVDPLSTLEANSMSTAYLIDALRRESPTCKIVIVGSALQFDPASLNSIPHPYSLSKTLQVLIAQSWAALYNMEVIIAKPSNLIGPGVSTGVCSIFAQKIIEMEKKGSEKVLEVENPNAQRDFLDVRDAVRAYDFLLKDGKSGETYDVASGHTCSLGQIIQGYRTVTREEIKMSTQSNDLIDNKPAIEPIKLVNLGWKPSIPLETSIRDILTFYRELN
- a CDS encoding sulfotransferase family 2 domain-containing protein — its product is MSEGVLDIFMHVPKTGGTTINEILKKQYKLREIYDHDSFEKKMMKLSELTEQEKKNIKAVSGHYFYGIHEEFSKPFHYFTMLRDPVDRVISAYYFLKDYPGYEMVKEMTLEEFVVKGPEASNLQTLMVCGSQEIPDLEKAKENLKTFSLVGVTEMFNETLFCLKKQLAWGDIHYTRKNITKKRLAKKEIPSELINLIKQYNHLDMSLYDFAKELLHEKLQTLTVVERQQLEEFKLKQGS
- a CDS encoding glycosyltransferase, which encodes MEPKVSIIIPFYNCPYIDQAIQSALDQTYTNIEIIVVDDGSTDFTEKIEPFLTKIRYEKKENGGTATALNHGIHAAEGEYVAWLSSDDYFLPEKVSNQISFMLEHGAEVSFTNFDSINKDDEIILSWTGERFTDIENGVYHAFLLRNAVNGCTVVLKKDVFDVVGYFNTYHRYTHDYEMWLRLLVNGYKMYYLDEVLTKFRIHEGSGTSRFQPEMLADILTIESHYRPILKKNLKNL
- a CDS encoding NAD-dependent epimerase/dehydratase family protein; amino-acid sequence: MKAIVTGGAGFIGSHLVEELILNGAEVHVLDNMISGHIDHVHPNAVIHTEDIRSKEAAQTIMKVKPDVVFHLAAQADVARSILDPQYDADVNINGTINMLKACQEASVRKLIFSSTSGVYGNLQKDLISESDPTGPVSYYGLSKLAAEAYIRLFHGLYGLEYTILRYGNVYGPRQTAKGEGGVVAVFLERIKKGLPLRIHGDGEQTRDFIYVKDIVRANTASVNHGNQETIQVSTAQKTSVNQLLSMLTQIHGSAVETLHSVGRTGDIKHSCLDNRKARQSLNWYPKTAIFQGLSETYSFSSKR
- a CDS encoding glycosyltransferase — its product is MSKVSIIVPFYNCPYIEKALESLINQTYKNIEIIVVDDGSTLYSEKIEPFLDKILFIKKENGGTASALNTGIEHATGDYICWLSSDDIFYPEKTEIQLRLMERENAQFSYTSYYCIDENGEIITPVIGINPPTRLEFIKAMIKGNIINGCSVMIQKKVFEQIGVFDEALLYTHDYDLWLRIMQNYKFHFVPKPLLQYRIHTQMGTKKYAGSIKRENRFVVNRHHAKMKQLLVTELRNQ
- a CDS encoding SDR family oxidoreductase gives rise to the protein MKVLVLGGQGMAGHVIKDYFTQDSKYQVTYTTRDPNDVKGLYLDVTDVTSLEDVMDKVKPDITINCIGILNDHASDNTKLAFQVNSVFPHQLVKLTERNNGKLIHISTDCVFSGSTGDYTEKDTPDSSTIYGQSKHLGEIISEKHLTIRTSIIGPELKEDGIGLFLWFMKQKGEIKGFEKVFWNGVTTLELAKVLDRMIQQKITGLYHLGSDEKISKAALLKLLQQIFQKTDVEIIPDSSMHLDRSIKNTRIDFQYKMPTYQEMLAELKKWMENKPGQKF
- a CDS encoding glycosyltransferase family 4 protein, with product MNILFVFYVPSGGVETLNRQRFIALKEHGIHAHFLYYENRRNYLNDHSAPTFVTNDNDEIKGILEDGNYAAIVIVSDFNTLPRFRSMGYKGKMIIEIQGYGPKHVARKALTNAIEVVNEHADGFLNPKTPHIMQLLDELYPSFPTFSFNNCFDTTQFAHKEMSLDGFKKIAWIGRIEDNKNWSEFLKIGYQLINNYNPDIRLLMFEDPTLSDPIERIKFDKTVSRLNLKSRLTLHSNVPNSQMADFFSVIGDSGGFLCSTSKVEGAPYALLEAMSCRCPVLTTDSDGVRSSIIHDQTGKFYSLGNIDSAVKEAKELMNNESLRENIRENALEHVIKNFSPDLYARNFIEMLEALGISSE